The sequence GGCTACGTGGCGAGCACCCCGACGGCTTGAGCAGCGAGCAGATGGGGCCGGTCTCCCGTCAGTGCATCAAGGGCCGCGTCATCTTCAGCGTGGCGGCGACGCCCTCGTCTCACCAGTTGCGCCACGGCGCCTGATACCCCCCCCCAGGGCACATCACGCAGCTCTGGAACGACACAGTTCGAAGGTGGCAAGATCCGTAAAGGCAAGCCTGGAGGCGGCACAGCCCACAGAGAAAGACCCGTAACGTAAAGCCCGCAAACGACAACGCCCGCCTCCCATTCGCATGGGGGGCGGGCGTTGTCTTGTCAGCGGGGCCAGCAGTCGAGGCGCGGCCCGAGCGCTTCAGATCACTCTTCCATGAAGGAACGCAGTGACTCGGAGCGTGACGGGTGACGCAGCTTGCGCAGCGCCTTCGCTTCGATCTGACGGATACGCTCACGGGTGACATCGAACTGCTTGCCGACTTCCTCGAGGGTATGGTCGGTGTTCATGTCGATACCGAAGCGCATGCGCAGCACCTTGGCTTCACGTGCGGTCAGGCCGGACAGGATACCGCGGGTCGCTTCGATCAGACCTTCGCCTGTGGCGGAGTCGATCGGCGAGACCATGGTGCCGTCCTCGATGAAGTCACCCAGGTGCGAATCATCATCGTCACCGATCGGCGTCTCCATGGAGATGGGCTCCTTGGCGATCTTGAGTACGCGACGCACCTTGTCTTCCGGCATTTCGAGACGCTCGCCCAGCTCTTCCGGCGTCGGCTCGCGCCCCATTTCCTGCAGCATCTGACGCGAGACACGGTTCAGCTTGTTGATGGTCTCGATCATGTGCACCGGAATACGGATGGTGCGAGCCTGGTCCGCGATGGAGCGAGTGATCGCCTGACGGATCCACCAGGTGGCGTAGGTCGAGAACTTGTAACCACGACGGTACTCGAACTTGTCCACGGCCTTCATCAGACCGATGTTGCCTTCCTGGATGAGATCCAGGAACTGCAGACCACGGTTGGTGTACTTCTTGGCGATGGAGATGACCAGACGCAGGTTGGCCTCGACCATTTCCTTCTTGGCACGACGCGCCTTGGCTTCACCGATCGACAGGCGACGGTTCACTTCCTTCAGCTCGCTGACCGGCAGCTGGACCATGTCCTGCTCGAAGGCGATCTTGCGCTGGGCACGCAGCACGTCGGCACGGAACGGCTCGAGCTTGTCGGCGTACTTCTTGCTGCCACCGATGAAGCTGTCGAACCAGTCCATGTCGGACTCATGCCCCGGGAAGGCCTTGATGAAGCTCTTGCGTGGCACCTTGCCGCGCTTGACGAAGATCTGCAGGATGACCTTCTCCTGCTCACGCACCTGCTCGACAGATACGCGAACCTGACCGACCAGACGCTCGAAGTGCTTGGGCACCAGCTTGATCGGCGAGAACAGCTCGGCAAGACGCTCCTGCTCGGCCTTCGCTTCGGCAGAGCCGGAGCCGTACTTCTCGATGGCGGCCTTGGTCGCATCGTTCTGCTCTCGGATCTGCTCAAAACGGACACGAGCCAGCTCGGGGTCCGGACCGCCTTCGGAAGCGGTGTCGTCATCTTCGTCTTCGTCGTCGCCCTCGGACTCTTCGCCCTCGGGAATCTCCTCGACTTCCTCGACTTCGACTTCCGCGACACCCGGGACGCCTTCGTCAGGGTCGATGAAACCGGAGAACAGGTCGGACAGACGTCCACCGTCTTCGCCCAGAGTGCCATCGTAGGCTTCCAGGATGGAGTCGACCGCCCCCGGCAGGAATGCCAGCGACGACATCACCTCACGCGTGCCCTCCTCGATCCGCTTGGCGATCTTGATTTCGCCTTCGCGGGTCAGGAGTTCCACGGTGCCCATCTCACGCATGTACATGCGCACGGGGTCGGTGGTGCGTCCCACATCGCTTTCCACCGCGGCGAGAGCGGCAACGGCCTCTTCTGCGGCAGACTCGTCAGTGGAGGAATCAGACATCATCAAGGTATCGGCATCGGGCGCTTCTTCCGCGACCTTGATGCCCATATCGTTGATCATGCTGATGATGTCTTCCACCTGTTCGGGATCAGCGATATCCTCGGGCAGGTGATCGTTGACCTCGGCATAGGTCAGGTAACCCTGTTCCTTGCCGCGCGCGATCAACTCCTTGAGACGCGACTGCTGCTGCGCATTACCAGCCATAGAACCCCTATCTCGACGAAGAAGAATGAAACACCTGGACGCGACGCGGCTCAGCGAGTGAGCATGGCGCCGGTATAGGGACGAAGAGAGCATCAAGCGCACCAGTATAGCGTGCCATCAGGAGATGCTGCCAGCGGCGTATTTGCCGGACCATCCAGGTGTGTTAGCGTTATCGGTTACGTTGCGGCAGTCCGCATCGGGAG comes from bacterium Scap17 and encodes:
- the rpoD gene encoding RNA polymerase sigma factor RpoD; this translates as MAGNAQQQSRLKELIARGKEQGYLTYAEVNDHLPEDIADPEQVEDIISMINDMGIKVAEEAPDADTLMMSDSSTDESAAEEAVAALAAVESDVGRTTDPVRMYMREMGTVELLTREGEIKIAKRIEEGTREVMSSLAFLPGAVDSILEAYDGTLGEDGGRLSDLFSGFIDPDEGVPGVAEVEVEEVEEIPEGEESEGDDEDEDDDTASEGGPDPELARVRFEQIREQNDATKAAIEKYGSGSAEAKAEQERLAELFSPIKLVPKHFERLVGQVRVSVEQVREQEKVILQIFVKRGKVPRKSFIKAFPGHESDMDWFDSFIGGSKKYADKLEPFRADVLRAQRKIAFEQDMVQLPVSELKEVNRRLSIGEAKARRAKKEMVEANLRLVISIAKKYTNRGLQFLDLIQEGNIGLMKAVDKFEYRRGYKFSTYATWWIRQAITRSIADQARTIRIPVHMIETINKLNRVSRQMLQEMGREPTPEELGERLEMPEDKVRRVLKIAKEPISMETPIGDDDDSHLGDFIEDGTMVSPIDSATGEGLIEATRGILSGLTAREAKVLRMRFGIDMNTDHTLEEVGKQFDVTRERIRQIEAKALRKLRHPSRSESLRSFMEE